The Rhododendron vialii isolate Sample 1 chromosome 5a, ASM3025357v1 genome contains a region encoding:
- the LOC131325151 gene encoding protein DETOXIFICATION 46, chloroplastic-like, protein MDLKTLARHHHIPFKTPRFQPHCKRSTFFIKSLSTPQTRIHARRDTRLITACSSRSRAVISEEEPDIVSENAEKIESFSRETEGGMSRREEFAADQSIWNQIGEIVKFSGPATGLWICGPLMSLIDTAVIGQGSSLELAALGPGTVLCDNMSYVFMFLSIATSNMVATSLARRDKKEVQHQISILLFVGLACGVFMFLFMRFLGAWALTGFAGAKNAHIVPAANKYVQIRAFAWPAVLVGWVAQSASLGMKDSWGPLKALVVASTVNIIGHIILCSYLGYGIAGAAWATMGSQVISAYMMIEALNNKGYNAFSIYAPSPSELKQIIILAAPVFLTISSKVAFYSLIIYFATSMGTVTVAAHQVLIQLYSMCVVWGEPLSQTAQSFMPELMYGVNRSLAKARMLLKSLVIIGALLGLVLGTIGTSIPLLFPGIFTSDPKVIQEMQKVLIPFFIALCVTPSTHSFEGTLLAGRDLKFISLTMTGCFCLGSLLLLLVSSRGYGLQGCWCALVGFQWARFSLALRRLLSPDGVLYSEDLTRFTSLGKLKAT, encoded by the exons atggaTCTCAAGACCTTAGCCCGGCACCACCACATTCCGTTCAAAACTCCAAGGTTCCAACCACATTGCAAACGTTCAACATTCTTCATCAAATCCTTAAGCACTCCCCAAACTCGAATCCATGCGCGACGCGACACTCGATTGATAACTGCTTGCAGTAGTCGTAGCCGAGCAGTAATAAGCGAAGAAGAGCCAGACATTGTGAGCGAAAACGCAGAAAAGATCGAGTCTTTTTCGAGGGAAACTGAGGGGGGTATGTCGAGGAGAGAAGAGTTTGCGGCGGATCAGAGCATTTGGAATCAGATAGGGGAGATTGTGAAGTTTTCGGGGCCGGCTACTGGGTTGTGGATTTGTGGGCCTTTGATGAGTCTCATTGATACTGCTGTGATTGGTCAGGGGAGTTCTCTTGAGCTTGCTGctttag GTCCAGGGACAGTGCTATGCGATAACATGAGTTACGTATTTATGTTCCTTTCAATTGCCACATCAAACATGGTCGCTACTTCACTAGCCAGGCGG GATAAAAAGGAAGTGCAACATCAGATATCGATTTTGCTCTTTGTTGGGTTGGCTTGTGGTGTATTCATGTTTCTCTTCATGAGGTTCCTTGGTGCATGGGCACTAACTG GTTTTGCTGGTGCGAAGAATGCTCATATTGTACCTGCAGCAAATAAATATGTTCAG ATTCGAGCCTTTGCATGGCCTGCAGTCCTTGTTGGATGGGTTGCTCAGAGTGCAAG TCTTGGCATGAAAGATTCATGGGGACCTTTGAAGGCTTTAGTAGTTGCCAGTACCGTAAATATAATTGGCCACATCATCCTATGCAGTTACTTAGGCTATGGTATTGCTGGTGCAGCTTGGGCAACCATGGGTTCACAG GTTATTTCAGCTTATATGATGATTGAAGCTCTGAACAACAAAGGATACAACGCGTTTTCTATCTATGCTCCATCACCCAGTGAACTTAAGCAGATAATAATACTAGCTGCTCCAGTTTTTCTAACAATCAGTTCGAAGGTGGCGTTTTACTCTCTCATTATTTACTTTGCTACCTCGATGGGGACAGTCACTGTTGCTGCTCATCAG GTCCTGATTCAACTATACAGCATGTGTGTGGTATGGGGTGAGCCTCTCTCTCAAACTGCTCAATCTTTCATGCCCGAGTTGATGTATGGAGTTAATCGAAGTTTAGCAAAG GCTCGAATGCTGCTAAAGTCGCTGGTTATCATCGGAGCTTTATTAGGACTGGTATTGGGAACCATTGGAACATCTATTCCTTTGTTGTTCCCTGGGATTTTTACCTCTGATCCAAAAGTCATACAGGAG ATGCAGAAAGTGTTGATACCGTTCTTTATTGCATTATGTGTGACACCCAGTACTCACAGCTTTGAAGGAACATTGCTG GCTGGAAGAGATCTTAAATTTATCAGTTTAACAATGACTGGATGTTTCTGTTTGGGCTCTCTTCTCCTGTTG CTTGTCAGCAGCAGAGGTTATGGTCTACAAGGTTGCTGGTGTGCTCTTGTGGGATTCCAATgg GCTCGATTTTCCCTCGCTCTCCGCCGCCTCCTTTCGCCCGATGGCGTACTCTACTCTGAAGATCTAACAAGATTCACCAGTTTGGGAAAACTGAAAGCCACTTAG
- the LOC131325153 gene encoding kinesin-like protein KIN-7D, mitochondrial: MASSSSRARSSSPFNSYRKPSSPFSSSSSSSSFMNGRLMPKSCSSSAASFYGSGSNGYGSRSMTPSRNRSDSTKGCGGRCSPVGFASADELLLGEPLDAPRSAGGDSISVTIRFRPLSEREYQRGDEIAWYADGDKIVRNEFNLATAYAFDKVFGQSTMSHEVYDVAARPVVKAAMEGVNGTVFAYGVTSSGKTHTMHGDQNAPGIIPLAIKDVFSIIQDTPGREFLLRVSYLEIYNEVINDLLDPTGQNLRVREDAQGTYVEGIKEEVVLSPGHALSFIAAGEEHRHVGSNNYNLFSSRSHTIFTLMIESSAHGDEYDGVVFSQLNLIDLAGSESSKTETSGLRRKEGAYINKSLLTLGTVIGKLSEGKASHVPYRDSKLTRLLQSSLSGHGHVSLICTVTPASSNMEETHNTLKFASRAKRVEIYASRNKIIDEKSLIKKYQKEISTLKQELDQLKKGMLVAVNPEELMTLRQKLEEGQVKMQSRLEEEEEAKAALMSRIQRLTKLILVSTKNTIPGLNEVPGHQQCDSVGEDDKLHVLRDGSLLDEDENHKDSPSSALIVPSDHSSEFRHRRSSSKWNDELSPAGSTITESTQGRMTMSDQMDLLVEQVKMLAGEIAFSTSNLKRLVEQSVNDPGSSKTQIQNLESEIQEKRRQMSVLEQRIIESGEASVANASLVDMQQTVMKLMTQCNEKGFELEIKSADNRVLQEQLQNKCAENKELQEKIYILQQQLASTSSDQSSLSGQYTSEEYVEELRRKIQSQEIENEKLKLEHVQFVEENSGLRVQNQKLSEEASYAKELASAAAVELKNLAGEVTKLSLQNAKLEKELLTARELALARGAGSQTANGVNRKYNDSSRQGRKGRISGRGNEVSGMGYDDFDSWDLNTDDLRMELQARKQREAALEAALAEKEYVEDEYRKKVEEAKKREAALENDLANMWVLVAQLKNEGGAIAELNERNINDRITHVVDAKIEDVDCKDSLLKERQVSDVIKPAQDASKEESLVVRLKARMQEMKEKEAKLLANGDANSHVCKVCFESPTTAMLLPCRHFSLCQSCSLACSECPICRTKIADRIFAFTS; encoded by the exons ATGGCGTCGTCCTCGTCACGTGCGCGGAGCAGCTCGCCGTTCAACAGCTACCGCAAGCCCTCGAGTcctttctcctcctcttcctcctcgtcCTCGTTCATGAACGGGAGGCTCATGCCGAAGTCGTGCTCCTCTTCCGCGGCCTCGTTTTACGGCTCCGGGAGCAACGGGTACGGGTCCAGATCCATGACCCCGAGCCGGAACCGGAGCGACTCGACGAAGGGGTGCGGCGGGCGCTGCTCGCCGGTCGGGTTCGCCTCGGCGGACGAGCTACTTCTCGGAGAGCCGCTCGATGCGCCGAGATCGGCCGGTGGGGATAGCATTTCGGTCACGATTCGGTTTCGGCCGTTGAG TGAACGGGAATATCAGAGGGGGGACGAGATTGCGTGGTACGCGGACGGAGATAAAATTGTTCGCAATGAGTTCAATCTGGCTACAGCTTATGCATTTG ATAAAGTTTTTGGACAGTCTACGATGTCCCATGAAGTATATGACGTAGCTGCTCGACCAGTAGTTAAGGCAGCAATGGAAGGTGTAAATG GGACTGTCTTTGCCTATGGCGTTACAAGTAGTGGCAAGACGCACACGATGCAT GGAGATCAAAATGCTCCGGGTATTATACCATTGGCCATAAAGGATGTATTCAGCATTATTCAAGAT ACTCCAGGAAGAGAGTTCTTACTTCGAGTGTCATATCTTGAAATCTACAATGAG GTGATAAATGACTTGCTTGATCCAACTGGTCAAAATTTGCGTGTCAGAGAAGATGCTCAG GGTACTTATGTCGAGGGAATAAAGGAAGAAGTTGTTTTGTCACCTGGGCATGCACTTTCTTTCATTGCTGCTGGGGAAG AACATCGGCATGTTGGTTCGAATAACTATAATTTATTCAGTAGCCGCAGTCATACTATATTCACACTG ATGATTGAAAGTAGTGCCCACGGTGATGAATACGATGGAGTGGTCTTCTCTCAACTT AATCTGATTGATCTAGCTGGATCTGAGAGTTCAAAAACTGAAACATCTGGATTAAGGAGAAAGGAAGGAGCGTACATAAACAAAAGTCTTCTAACTCTTGGAACT GTAATTGGAAAACTAAGTGAGGGGAAAGCATCTCATGTTCCATATCGAGATTCCAAGCTTACCCGCCTACTTCAATCTTCGCTCAGTGGCCATGGACATGTTTCG CTTATATGCACAGTCACTCCCGCATCTAGTAATATGGAGGAAACTCATAATACGTTAAAGTTTGCTAGCAGGGCGAAGCGTGTTGAGATCTATGCCTCGCGTAATAAG ATTATTGATGAAAAATCTTTGATTAAAAAGTATCAAAAAGAAATATCAACCCTCAAACAAGAACTTGATCAGCTAAAGAAGGGGATGCTTGTTGCTGTCAATCCTGAGGAGCTTATGACTTTAAGACAAAAG TTGGAAGAAGGCCAAGTGAAAATGCAGTCAAGAttggaggaagaggaggaagcaAAGGCTGCTCTAATGAGTAGAATCCAAAGGCTAACCAAGCTCATACTTGTTTCTACAAAGAATACAATTCctggtttgaatgaggttcctGGTCATCAGCAGTGTGATTCTGTCGGTGAGGATGAT AAACTGCATGTTCTGCGCGATGGTTCTTTGCTCGATGAGGATGAGAATCATAAAGACTCCCCATCTTCTGCTTTGATAGTTCCATCAGATCATTCCAGTGAATTTAGACACAGAAGATCTTCCAGCAAGTGGAACGATGAGCTGTCACCTGCTGGCAGTACCATTACTGAATCAACTCAG GGTAGGATGACAATGTCAGATCAAATGGACCTCTTAGTTGAGCAAGTGAAGATGCTGGCTGGTGAGATTGCATTCAGCACAAGTAACTTGAAGCGTTTGGTAGAACAATCTGTCAATGATCCTGGTAGTTCAAAAACTCAA ATTCAGAACTTAGAAAGTGAAATCCAAGAAAAGAGGAGACAAATGAGTGTTTTGGAACAACGTATTATTGAGAGTGGCGAGGCTTCAGTTGCTAATGCTTCGTTGGTTGACATGCAACAG ACAGTGATGAAACTGATGACCCAGTGTAATGAAAAAGGTTTTGAGCTAGAG ATAAAATCTGCAGATAATCGTGTCCTCCAAGAGCAGCTGCAGAACAAG TGTGCAGAAAATAAGGAATTGCAGGAGAAAATATATATCCTACAACAGCAGTTGGCTTCAACCAGCAGTGATCAATCGTCACTCTCTGGACAGTACACATCCGAAGAATATGTCGAGGAGTTGAGAAGGAAGATTCAGTCTCAG GAGATTGAGAATGAGAAACTGAAGTTAGAACATGTACAGTTTGTAGAGGAGAACAGCGGATTGCGTGTTCAGAACCAAAAATTGTCTGAAGAAGCTTCTTACGCAAAGGAACTTGCCTCTGCTGCCGCTGTTGAGTTGAAGAATTTGGCGGGTGAAGTCACTAAACTTTCACTACAGAATGCAAAACTGGAGAAAGAACTATTGACTGCACGAGAATTGGCGCTTGCTAGAGGGGCTGGTTCACAAACTGCTAATGGTGTTAACCGGAAGTATAATGACAGCTCAAGACAAGGGAGAAAAGGTCGGATTTCTGGCAGAGGTAATGAAGTTTCGGGAATGGGTTATGATGACTTTGACTCATGGGATCTTAACACAGATGATTTAAGGATGGAGTTGCAAGCAAGGAAACAAAGGGAGGCTGCACTTGAGGCTGCCTTGGCTGAGAAGGAATATGTCGAAGATGAATACAGGAAAAAGGTTGAAGAAGCAAAGAAAAGGGAGGCTgctttggaaaatgatttggcTAACATGTGGGTGCTCGTTGCACAATTGAAAAATGAGGGGGGAGCTATTGCTGAGTTAAACGAGAGGAATATTAATGATAGAATAACTCATGTGGTTGATGCTAAAATTGAAGATGTTGACTGCAAGGATTCACTCCTCAAAGAAAGACAAGTTTCAGATGTTATAAAACCAGCTCAGGATGCGTCCAAGGAAGAATCCCTTGTTGTTCGTTTGAAG GCTCGAATGCAAGagatgaaggaaaaagaagccAAACTTTTGGCCAATGGCGATGCGAATTCTCATGTATGTAAAGTATGTTTCGAATCGCCAACTACCGCAATGCTTCTCCCTTGCCGGCATTTTTCTT TGTGTCAATCTTGTTCACTTGCTTGTTCTGAGTGTCCTATTTGTCGAACAAAGATAGCGGACAGGATTTTTGCTTTCACTTCTTGA
- the LOC131325154 gene encoding B-box zinc finger protein 21-like isoform X2 produces the protein MKIQCDVCSKEEASVFCSADEATLCVGCDRRVHHANKLASKHMRFSLQLPSSSSDESPRCDVCQEKRAILFCQEDRAMLCTECDIPIHKANELTEKHNRFLLTGARLSASSSSSSNVGDFATDSPIFKSSVSNRQSKPSSYRKGPSSSTSSHCRADMDCCPSQENSASLSNTSSISEYLMETLPGWRVDDFLDPSCSHPGLCKLLDCDLESILYPFYIGR, from the exons atgaagaTCCAGTGCGACGTGTGTTCGAAGGAAGAGGCCTCTGTCTTTTGCTCCGCCGATGAAGCCACCTTGTGCGTCGGTTGTGACCGTCGAGTCCACCACGCGAACAAGCTTGCCAGCAAACACATGAGATTCTCTCTCcaactcccttcttcttcttccgaTGAATCCCCTCGTTGTGATGTCTGCCAG GAGAAACGAGCCATTCTGTTCTGCCAAGAAGATAGAGCAATGCTCTGCACAGAATGCGACATTCCAATACACAAAGCAAACGAACTCACCGAAAAACACAACCGATTTCTTCTCACCGGTGCGAGGCTCTcagcatcttcttcttcttcttccaatgTGGGTGATTTTGCCACTGATTCGCCGATATTCAAGAGCTCTGTTTCGAACAGACAGTCTAAACCAAGTTCATATCGCAAGGGTCCATCATCTTCTACGTCATCGCATTGCAGAGCTGATATGGATTGTTGCCCCAGCCAAGAGAATTCGGCGTCACTGTCAAATACAAGTAGCATATCGGAGTACTTGATGGAGACATTGCCCGGATGGCGCGTCGATGATTTCCTTGATCCTTCTTGTTCTCACCCTGGTCTCTGTAAG TTGCTGGATTGCGATCTTGAAAGCATCTTGTACCCTTTTTACATTGGAAGATAA
- the LOC131325154 gene encoding B-box zinc finger protein 21-like isoform X3: MKIQCDVCSKEEASVFCSADEATLCVGCDRRVHHANKLASKHMRFSLQLPSSSSDESPRCDVCQEKRAILFCQEDRAMLCTECDIPIHKANELTEKHNRFLLTGARLSASSSSSSNVGDFATDSPIFKSSVSNRQSKPSSYRKGPSSSTSSHCRADMDCCPSQENSASLSNTSSISEYLMETLPGWRVDDFLDPSCSHPGLFAGLRS, translated from the exons atgaagaTCCAGTGCGACGTGTGTTCGAAGGAAGAGGCCTCTGTCTTTTGCTCCGCCGATGAAGCCACCTTGTGCGTCGGTTGTGACCGTCGAGTCCACCACGCGAACAAGCTTGCCAGCAAACACATGAGATTCTCTCTCcaactcccttcttcttcttccgaTGAATCCCCTCGTTGTGATGTCTGCCAG GAGAAACGAGCCATTCTGTTCTGCCAAGAAGATAGAGCAATGCTCTGCACAGAATGCGACATTCCAATACACAAAGCAAACGAACTCACCGAAAAACACAACCGATTTCTTCTCACCGGTGCGAGGCTCTcagcatcttcttcttcttcttccaatgTGGGTGATTTTGCCACTGATTCGCCGATATTCAAGAGCTCTGTTTCGAACAGACAGTCTAAACCAAGTTCATATCGCAAGGGTCCATCATCTTCTACGTCATCGCATTGCAGAGCTGATATGGATTGTTGCCCCAGCCAAGAGAATTCGGCGTCACTGTCAAATACAAGTAGCATATCGGAGTACTTGATGGAGACATTGCCCGGATGGCGCGTCGATGATTTCCTTGATCCTTCTTGTTCTCACCCTGGTCTCT TTGCTGGATTGCGATCTTGA
- the LOC131325154 gene encoding B-box zinc finger protein 21-like isoform X1 produces MKIQCDVCSKEEASVFCSADEATLCVGCDRRVHHANKLASKHMRFSLQLPSSSSDESPRCDVCQEKRAILFCQEDRAMLCTECDIPIHKANELTEKHNRFLLTGARLSASSSSSSNVGDFATDSPIFKSSVSNRQSKPSSYRKGPSSSTSSHCRADMDCCPSQENSASLSNTSSISEYLMETLPGWRVDDFLDPSCSHPGLCKVCSKLGTLITRTQTAHIRMHHGK; encoded by the exons atgaagaTCCAGTGCGACGTGTGTTCGAAGGAAGAGGCCTCTGTCTTTTGCTCCGCCGATGAAGCCACCTTGTGCGTCGGTTGTGACCGTCGAGTCCACCACGCGAACAAGCTTGCCAGCAAACACATGAGATTCTCTCTCcaactcccttcttcttcttccgaTGAATCCCCTCGTTGTGATGTCTGCCAG GAGAAACGAGCCATTCTGTTCTGCCAAGAAGATAGAGCAATGCTCTGCACAGAATGCGACATTCCAATACACAAAGCAAACGAACTCACCGAAAAACACAACCGATTTCTTCTCACCGGTGCGAGGCTCTcagcatcttcttcttcttcttccaatgTGGGTGATTTTGCCACTGATTCGCCGATATTCAAGAGCTCTGTTTCGAACAGACAGTCTAAACCAAGTTCATATCGCAAGGGTCCATCATCTTCTACGTCATCGCATTGCAGAGCTGATATGGATTGTTGCCCCAGCCAAGAGAATTCGGCGTCACTGTCAAATACAAGTAGCATATCGGAGTACTTGATGGAGACATTGCCCGGATGGCGCGTCGATGATTTCCTTGATCCTTCTTGTTCTCACCCTGGTCTCTGTAAGGTTTGCAGTAAACTCGGCACCTTAATTACTAGAACACAAACGGCACACATACGCATGCACCATGGGAAATGA